The Candidatus Thermokryptus mobilis nucleotide sequence AGCACCTTCCCTTCACCTAATTTTTTAACCGAATTTATATCAACGACGAAGTAAAGACCGCCTTTGATTTTCATTTTTCACCTCCATCCTTTGTTAACAGCATTTATGTAAGCGCTCCAGTAAGGGTCTGCTTCTGGATAAAAAAACTCACTTCTAGTTCCATCCGGCTCTTCAATCCAAAATCCGTATGTTGCTTCCGTCAAATAGCCAACCTCGGCAGAGTTGATACCATTTTCCTCAAGAAGGTTGATAAGCTCCGTTACTTTTCCTTCCTTCACAGCGATTATCAATGTCCCTTCACTCAAAGAGATATATGGATCAATCTCAAAAAGTTGACAAATTTTTTCTGTTGTTTCAGAGATGGGAATTTTATCCCTGTAGATGTGAGCACCGCAACCGGAAGCAACAGCCAATTCATAAATCCCTCCCAAAACACCACCTTCTGTTGCATCGTGCATTGCGGATACACCTTCATCGCGGACACCGACCTTTACAGCGATCAATGCATCGTTTACAACTGAAAACTTTCTAAAATAACTTTGTGCCTCTTTTAAAAACCCAGAACCGAAATTTTTCTCTATCGTCTCGGGGAAAACACGCGCAAGTATTCCAGTGGTCGCAATTGCTGTGCCTTTGGTTATAACAATCCTATCACCTGGCCTAGCCATATTTGAAGCAAGATACTTATCAATATCACCAATTGAAATAAATGTCCCTCCTCCGACGATCGTGTAATCTATACCGAAAAATTTCCCTGTGTGCCCAGCAACAATCGCAATTCCGAGTTTCTCACATTCACGGTGGAAAGCATCCCAATAAATTTCAAATTCTTCCTTTGTTATCTGCGGTGGTAAATTGAAATCAAGCACAGCATACATCGGCGGGATACCACTCGTTGCAAGATCGGACGCAAGAAGATGAACCGTAAGCCAAGCTGAATCCTCAAACCCAAGCACAGGAATTATGGAAAGAGGGTCCGTCGTTAAAATCATAACCTGTCGTTCATTCACCTTTATCACCGCATTGTCACAACCATATGCTGGACCAACTAAGACTTCCTCTCTTCTTGCACCAAGTTTTGGATATATGACATTGTCAAAGAAAATCTTCCCGACCTTCCCAAATTTTGGAAAATCCACCTGCATCTTTCACTCAAATTTTTTATTTAAACTTAACACCAATGCCAAGAAAAGAACCTCCAAATGGAATTTTAACAAGCCCTTTTATCCCGAAAATCTTCGGAAAAACAGCACATCGCCAATCAAGAAATTCAAAATTTTTACCCTTTAGCGCATTGGATAATTCTCGTTTTATCTCAGGTAAAGAGTAAAACCTTGCATTGTAATAGTATGGATTTTTACCAAGTTTCACCTGAATTATCCTCCTTATCGTCGGCAAACTCCACTTGTTCATCAAACCAATAACTATACCTTTTCTCGCAACCCTTTCAGCTTCCCTGAAAACTTGTGAAAGGTCCTTCATATATTCAAGACAAGCGACATATAAAACGACATCAAAGGATTTATCTTCAAACGGTAAACTCTCAGCACTTGCGTTTACGAAATTGCCCTCTTTCCATAATTCTCTCGCAACGCTTAACATCACTGGTGAAATATCTGCACCGACTACTTTATACCCAAGTGAGTGAAGCCACCTCGTAAAATGCCCCGTCCCGCAACCCACCTCAAGCACTTCCCTTACATCATCTATTTGATCAATTAAAAACTTCAACAACTTTTTCTCTTGAATGTCTGCTTCCTTATACTTCCCCTCATAGAACGATTCATAAACTTTCGCTATCTCCGGGTTGAAATACCACGGTGTGAATTCTTTTCCCATAGAAAATTGACGATTTTGTTTTAACTTGGCAAATTAAGTTTCAACTTTGCTGTGTTTCCTCAACTGTCTGATTAAACTCTCAAAATCCTTCGGCAATTTCGCCTCAAACTCAACATATTCCTTTTTTCTGAAATGGAAGAAACCTAGCTTCAAAGCATGAAGCGTCAATCTGTTCATCAAAGGTCTCTCCGTCTCGTTTTCCTTAACTTTGTATTTCTTCTTTATCTCCGAGAGGAAAATTTCCTCTCTACCTCCATAAACCGAGTCAATGGCGAGAGGGTGCCCTATCGCTTTAAAATGAACCCGTATTTGATGCATCCTTCCAGTTAAAGGACGAACTTCAACAAGTGAATAATTTTCAAACTCTTCTAAAACACGATATTCAGTGATTGACCTTTTCCCATTTTCATAATCAACTTTCATCGTCCCGGGAACCTTTTCATTTTCAGACAAAGGCAAATCAATTCTGCCCTCTTTATTTCTCAAATGCCCGGTTATCAAAGCGAGATAAACTTTATTGACATCGTGTTCTTCAAATTTCTCGCTCAAATTTGCGTGCGCTTCTTCATTTTTGGCAAAACAAATAACACCGCTTGTCTCTTTATCAAGCCGATGTACAACAAAAATTTTCCCATATTTCTCGCTCAAAATATCGTAAAGATTTGGAATCGCTCTGCTAAACCTATCCGGGATGGTTAAAACGCCAGCTGGCTTGTTTAAAACAACGATATCCTCGTCTTCGTAGATTATTTCAATTTCGGGGGAAAATTCAGTTGTCTTCATTTTTTCCAGCATCAAAATTTTTGGCGAGATTTAAACTCAAAAATTAAAGGATAGATAAGCATTAAAACCTTCCCGAGTTGGAAGTACGCCAAGTTTTAAATTTGATTTTTTGGCTAAAACGAAAGCATCAATGGCACTTGCAAAATGATTTGAAATTACAAAGACAAGGGCAAACTTAGCATAGTATCTCATTGCGCGACTTTTAGTTCTAATGTCTTTATATCTTTGCCTTGACCCATCTGTATCCCACCACCAGAAAAATTTCTCCGGGTCATAAAGTTTATCGTAATTCCTATCCCTTCCCTTTCTTTGATTGAAATCATAAACGCTTCTGTAATTTTCAATATTTGCGAAGAAATCATCATCTTTCCCGGTCTTGTCAATCCCAGCGCGAGCAACCGCAAAATTTATAGCGTCTTCATTGAGCCATCTCCCATATTCATTTAGCCCAAAATAAACAAGCCAAAGCGAAACCTCCGAAGCAAGAAAATATCGCCCGATATCAAATCTTTTCAAATACGCCTGTCCAAGCCCTGGGAAAACAAGCGAAAGCCCAAAAGCAACAGCAGGGGATTTCTTATCTGAATTGAGCTTATCTAAATCTCCCGAAATGACAATGTCAAATGCCAGAAGTAATAAGATTAATTTTTTCATCGCAATAATTTTACCTTGATGTTATATGCCTTAATGCTTGTTTGACAAGCTCTTCAACGGTGAACTCTTTTTTCTCGTTTTCCCTTAACACGGTTCTTATCGCTTTTTCAGCGGACTGCCTTGAAAATCCAAGTGAAAGAAGCGCAAGCAAAGCCTCATTTCTGACTTCAACTTGATCGCTTGAAATGAATTCAAGTGGCTTTCCTGCAAATTCAATTTTAGCGATTTTATCGCGAAGTTCAACTATGACCCTTTCAGCTGTCTTTTTCCCGACACCTGGGATTGAGACAAGCGATGAGACATCACCGTGAATTATTGAATTCTTCAACTCCTCCACACTCATCCCCGACATTATCGTCTGCGCCATCTTCGGACCTATCCCCGAGACAGAGATCAACAACTTAAAAAAATCCCTCTCCTCAATACTTGAAAATCCATAAAGGTAAATTTCTTCTTCACGAACGATTAAATAAATGTAAAGTTTTACATTTGCTCCAACATCTCCAAGTTTTTCATAAACCGTCACAGGTATATTTACAAGGTAGTGAATTCCACCGACATCAACGACAACTTCAACTGGCGATTTACTTACAATTTTTCCTTCAAGCGCAAATATCACTTTTTCTTTCTTCTTGATTTTAAATCAATCTCACCCTCAGCTAGCTCGGGATGTGCTTTCAGAAATGCTTTCCAATCCCTAAATCTCGCTTTATTCGGGACAAAGGTCTTATTTACATGACAAATAGCAACTGCGAGAGCATCTGAGACATCGTAAAATTCGGGGAAATTCTTAAGTCCAAGAATTGCCTTCACCATAAATTGGACTTGTTCCTTTGTGGCGTTTCCCCTGCCAACGACCGCCTTTTTAATCTCACGGGGTGTATATTCAAAAACCGATATGCCGGAATTAACGGCCGAAAGTATAACAACACCGCGAACATGACCAATTTTATAAGCCGATTGAAAATTTTTCCCATAAAAAGCTGTCTCAATAGCAAGGTCCGTCGGGCGATGCTGATTTATTATCTGAACCAATTCATCATAAATTTTCTTCAAGCGAATATTAAAATGCTCTCTATCATCAACTTTTATCACGCCATAATCAACAGGGATAAGTTCAGTTCTATCAAGCTTTCCATCTTTCTCAAGAACCTTAATTATGCCATAGCCAGTGATGTTGCTTCCGGGGTCAACCCCAAGAATTATCATTGTTTAAAAATCACCTCTAAAATTTTTATCCGCCCATTTGCTTGCTGTATTCAGCAAGGACGCTGTCGTCAATTTCAAAATTAGCATACACATTTTGCACATCGTCGTGATCTTCAAGCGCCTCAAGGAGTTTCAATAAAAGTTGCGCATCTTTGCCTTCAACCTTAACGGTGGTCTTAGGTATCATCCTGACCTTTGCGTCATCAATTTTAATGTTGTTTTTCTCAAGCGCCTCACGAACCGCTTCAAGATTTTCCGGAGCCGTCAAAACTTCAAAAAATGTATCGTATGCCTTCAAATCCTCAGCACCAGCATCAAGTATTATAGCAAGTATGGTATCCTCGTCATATTCCTTTGGGATTTGAATGACACCTTTTCTTTCAAAAATCCAAGCAACGGAGCCAGCTTCCCCAAGGCTACCGTTGTGCCTGTTCAGGATATTTCTAATCTCAGCAACCGTTCTATTCTTATTATCCGTCGTTGACTCAATGTAGAGCGCAACCCCACCCGGACCATATCCCTCATACACAACTTCTTCATAAAACACCCCAGGAAGTTCACCCGTTCCTCTTTTAATCGCCCTTTCAATATTTTCCCAAGGCATGTTAGCTGCCTTTGCGTTTTGAATCGCAAGTCGTAATCTCGGGTTCGTATCAGGGTTACCACCACCTTGTTTTGCAGCAACAGTTATCTCCTTGATAAGTTTCGTGAAAATCTTTCCTTTTTTCGCATCAACAACTGCTTTCTTATGCCTTATTTGATGCCACTTTGAATGACCTGACATAAACTTACACCTCCCTTTTACTTTAAATCTTTAATTTTAAACTGGACAACAGGTTGACCATTCCAATTCCCCTCATCAAAACTGAAAACGATACTAACCTTATCAGCAACACCGACGCTCTGATAAAGTTCTCCAAGACCATAGCCAATGGCGTCAATTGTTATGCCGTCAACTTTAATTTTAAATTTTAAATGATTATTTCCAAAATTTTTCACATCAAATATCTTTGCCTCCGGCGATAGAAAAACCGGTTCATAATTTCCTGGACCAAATGGTTCAAATTTTTTCAGCAACATAAAATAATCAACTATTGAATTTGCTACTTCCCGTAAATCAACAACCGCATCTATAGTTACCTCTCTTACAAGCATATCCTCCGTGAGTTCATCATCAGCGAACTTATTTATAGCGATTTTAAATTCATCAAGTTTTTCTCTTTGCAAAACCATACCTGCAGCATGTTTATGCCCACCGAATTGCAAAAGTGTATTCTCGCAATGTCTCAATGCCCTATAAATATCAAATCCCGGTATGCTTCTTGCTGAACCTTTAAGCACACCGTCGGACGATGTCAAAAGGATCGCAGGTCTATGATACTTTTCAACTATCTTTGACGCTACTATTCCAATCACTCCTTGATGCCACTCCTCATTGAAAAGGACGAGGACTTTATCCTTTTTATGCAATTGGTAACTCTCAATAAATTCAACCGCTTCATCAAATGCCTTTCTATCAAGCGATTGCCTTCTTTCATTTTCCCTGTGAAGTTCATCAGCCCACTTTGAAGCGTCTTTATAATCACTGCTTATCAAAAACTCAACAGCCCTTGTTGCATCCCCAAGTCGCCCTACCGCATTTATCCTCGGTCCAATTACAAAACCAATATGCCAAGTGTTAATTTTTTTATTCCTTAATCCAGCTCTTTCAAGCAAAGCTAGAAAAGAGACGCGCGGATTTGATGAATTTAGGAGTTCAAGCCCATACTTGACAAGAATTCTATTCTCATCAACAAGCGGAACGACATCAGCTGCAGAAGCTATAGCGACATAATCAAGATACTGAATTGGGTTTATCTCAACATTTAATTTTTCACATATCGCTTGAACTAACTTGAACGCAACCCCACAGCCGGATAAATACTTGAACGGGTAATTACAAGTCGCCTTCAAAGGGTCAAGAACAGCATAAGCATTTGGAATTTTTTCCCCCGGTTCGTGATGGTCACAGATTATAACATCAATACCAAATTTTTTCGCATACTCTACCTCATTTATAGCAGTGATACCACAATCAACCGCTATCATAGTTGAAACACCTTTTTCCTTTGCCCTTTCAATTCCCCTTAGAGAAATCCCATAACCTTCTTTAAATCTATCCGGGATGTAAACCTCAACATCTGCTCCTAGCTCTTTCAAAAACAGATAAAGCATAGATGCCCCGGTTGTCCCATCAACATCGTAATCGCCGTAAACTAAAATTTTTTCTTTATTCAAAATCGCTTTGCTGATTCTATCAACCGCCTTTTCCATGTCCTCCATAAGAAAAGGGTCATAGAGATCATCCAAACTTGGATTAAAAAACTTTTCAAGTTTTTTCCTTGTGTCAATTCCCCTTGCCACAAGAACCTTTGCTATCGGGATTGGCAAACTTGCCTCGGTTGCCAAATTTTTGACTTTTTCAATGTCCTTAACTTCAATTATTCTCCATTTATTCCGCAAATCAATAACCCAATTTATTTTAAATTTGCTGGTGTGGGTCTGTAAGCCAAATTCTGTCTTTCCCGTTGTTCGGGAGAGGCAGTTATTTCTCTTTGCGACCCACCCGAGAGTCCTTCGCCTTTGGCGAAGCCGGGGCGGGCAACCCCGGCCCCGTTATCCAGGGGTCCTCTCCTATTTGGTCTTGCTCCATGAGGGGTTTGCCCTGCCCCCGATATCGCTATCGGGGCGGTGGGCTCTTACCCCACCTTTTCACCCTTACCCCAACCCAATGGGTTGAGGCGGTATCTTTTCTGTGGCACTTTCCATCTCCAGCGGTTATGACCACTGGATTTCCCGATTGCTCGGGACTCACCGCCCTGCGGAGTTTGGACTTTCCTCCCTCAAAATTATGAGGGCAACTGCCCGACCCACACCAGCTACAACTTCACACTCTCACCAGCTTCCTTATAAACATCATCTGAAATTAATATCCTGCCACACGCCTCACACCTGTAAATCTTGTTGTTCTGCCATATCTCAACTATCCTCTGCGACGGAACCCTCGCCCCACATCCACCACATGTACCACTATTCACAGGAACAACCGCTAAAACACCAACAGCTTGCCTTATCCTTTCATACTGATTTAAAAGAATCTTATCAACTTCTTTCGCAAACTTCTCCCTCACCTTCAAAAGATTCTTCTCCTCCTCCCTTATCTCTTTGTTAATCTCTTCAAGCTCTTCTTCCTTACTCTTAAGCTCTTCCTTCAATTCCTTCAAATCCTTCTCCAAAACCTTCACCTCATCTTCAACCTCACCTTGCTGTTTGATTAACTGAGCCCTTCGCTCACTTAATTCGTCAATCCTCTCATTTGCCTCACCTATCTGTTTCTGTAAAGAATCATATTCGCGATTTGATTTCACCTGGGTCAATTGCTTCTTCCATCGTTTAATATTTTCCTTAAGCATACTTATGTCAGAGTCAATGCTATCAATCCCCTCAATTATGTTCTTTAGTGTCTCCTTTGCTCGCCGTAGCTCCTCTTCAACCTCCTCAACTCTCTCATTTAACGAATCAATCTCTGAGGGCAAGTCACCTCTTTTGCTATTAATCTCATCAAGCTTTGAGTCAACAATTTGAAGTTTGTAAAGCGCCACAAGCTTTTTTTTCAACTCCACAACCTCTAATTAAGTTTTTATTTTTAGAATAAAAAAGTGCACCCCTAAAGAGTGCACCTTTTTAAATTTATCCAAATCAAATGCATAAATTTTGCCTATTTCCTGGCTCAACTCCCAAGTAAAATCACGCAACTTTTTTTAAAATATAAAAACTAAAACGCAAAAAAACAAATCATTTTCTTTTAACCCAAGCGCGTTGAAAATTCAGCCAACATACGCTCCAAATTCACATTTGAAAGCCCACCGTCTGTTGATATCCTCTGCTTAACGGGTGGATTCTCAAAATAATCACTTATCACATCCCGTATCCTTTCCTCATAACTTGAGGTCATCTCATTTACATAAAATATCCCAACCGGTATCCTATCTCCCCACTCAAGCGACTTCTCAATCACTTGAATCCACTTTTTCTCCAACTCCCCATCATCAAGATTATAAACATACGGGTCGTAACCCTCCTCCTCAAGTTTATAAATCCTTGGCATTGGCTTACCTGTCTTCGGGTCAACCCTATCCTTGCCCATATACCAGTCCTTCGTGTTTATATCATTGTAAGTTGGGCACGGCTGTAAAACATCAATAAACGAAAGCCCTTTGTGAAGTATCGCCTTCTTTATTATCTCTTTCAGGTGTTTCACATCATAAGAATACCCACGAGCAATAAAAGTGTAACCGGAGACAAGAGCCAAGGCAATCGGATTAACAGCATCGTTTATATTTGGCTTCGGGAGCGACTTTGTTTTCATCCCAAGTTTCAATGTTGGTGATGCTTGTCCCTTCGTCAAACCATAAACCGCATTATTATAAACGATGTAAGTTAAGTTAACATTTCTTCTTCCTGAACTCACAAAATGTCCAACGCCTATCCCAAGCCCATCTCCATCCCCTCCAACAATTATAACATTTAACTCCGGGTTAGCAAGACGTGCACCAATAGCAAAAGGAAGAGCTCTACCGTGCAATGTGTGTATCCCATAGACATTTACAAAATGTGGCGTCTTGCCAGAACAACCTATACCAGAGAAAATCACCGCTTTATGCCTTGGGACCCTAAGCTCAAATAAAGCCATCTGAACCGATTGAAGTATCCCAAAGTCACCGCATCCGGGACACCAATCGTTATGAACATCGGTCTTGTAATCGTTAAGTGTTAATTTTATTTCATCTATTTTAATCGCCATGGTTTAGCACCTGTATTTTGTTTGCTTTTTTGTCAAGAATTAACTTCAAAGCCAAATAAACCTCGCTCAAGGACATCGGTCTACCGTTATACTTCAAAACATAGTAATCAATATCGCGCAAAATCTCCCTTTTCAAAATCATACCGAACTGACCCATCTTATTCTGCTCAACATCAATCAAATACTTAGATGAACCAAGCATATCAATCACCAAATCCCTCGGAAATGGGTGCAACAACTTAACTTGAATGAATTTCAATTTGTATCCATCACCTTTCAACTTTTCCATCGCTTCAAGTATTGCTCCTTTTGTTGAGCCCCAACTTAAAACAACATACTCAGCATCCTCATCACCATAAATAACTGCCTTGTCATCGTTCGGAATTTCATTCAAAGCCACTTCTAATTTCTTCATCCTTTTGTCAACCATCATCGTTCTAACTTCATGGTCTTCCGTTATATGACCGAACTCATCGTGTTCATCGCCTGTGTTCCAAAAAACAGCATTCTCAACACCAAGTCGCGCTCTCGGCGAAATCCCCGTCTCGGTAAACTTGAACCTCTTGTAAACCCCATCATTAAATGACTCAACTAAATCACCTCTATCAATCACGATTTTTGAAATATCAAATTTCTTAACGGTCATAATCGCGTTTGCCATCGCTTTGTCAATCAAATGAATCACTGGCAGTTGATATCTTTCGGCGTAATTAAAGGTCTTGACCACATCATAAAAAATCTCCTCAATATCTCCTGAAGCATAAACTATCCTCGGAAACTCACCATGACCTGTATGAACGGCGAAAAGCAAGTCCTCCTGGCTGTGTCTTGTCGGAAGTCCTGTTGATGGTCCTCCTCTCTGATAAAGCGTGACAACAACTGGCACCTCATTCATCCCAGCCCAACCAAGCCCCTCTGCCATGAGTGAAAATCCTGGTCCTGAAGTAGCTGTTGAAGCTCTTACTCCAGCAAGTCCAGCGCCAATTGCCATAGTAATAGCCGAAATTTCATCCTCCGTCTGAACAACAACTATTGAACCCTTTCCCTCCCCATCAACCAAATCAAACACAGCGTTATCCTCAAGATAAACACTTTCATCCGAAGCGGGAGTTATCGGATAATATGTCTGAAATCTACATCCACCGGCAATTTTACCAAGAGCAGATGCTTGATAACCTTGAATTAATATGTAATCATCGTTTCTATCAACAGCTTCAAGTTTATAATTCGTCTGGACAAAATTTTTAAGCACATATTCATATACAAATCTTGCTGACTCAATGTTTAAATCAGCAACTTTTTTCTTCGCCTTGAAAACATACTTTATCGCTTCCTGAACGAACTTGAAATCATACTGAAGAAGAGCAAGAGAGATTGCAACAGCCATTACATTTATCATCACATCCATCCTTGCAATCTGAGGATTATTAAGCCGTTCCGCAAGCTCCTCCAAAAGCTTAGAATAAGAAACGCCATAAGTCAATATCCCATTTTGCTTGGCATAATTAACAACAT carries:
- a CDS encoding AIR synthase family protein; its protein translation is MQVDFPKFGKVGKIFFDNVIYPKLGARREEVLVGPAYGCDNAVIKVNERQVMILTTDPLSIIPVLGFEDSAWLTVHLLASDLATSGIPPMYAVLDFNLPPQITKEEFEIYWDAFHRECEKLGIAIVAGHTGKFFGIDYTIVGGGTFISIGDIDKYLASNMARPGDRIVITKGTAIATTGILARVFPETIEKNFGSGFLKEAQSYFRKFSVVNDALIAVKVGVRDEGVSAMHDATEGGVLGGIYELAVASGCGAHIYRDKIPISETTEKICQLFEIDPYISLSEGTLIIAVKEGKVTELINLLEENGINSAEVGYLTEATYGFWIEEPDGTRSEFFYPEADPYWSAYINAVNKGWR
- a CDS encoding class I SAM-dependent methyltransferase, yielding MGKEFTPWYFNPEIAKVYESFYEGKYKEADIQEKKLLKFLIDQIDDVREVLEVGCGTGHFTRWLHSLGYKVVGADISPVMLSVARELWKEGNFVNASAESLPFEDKSFDVVLYVACLEYMKDLSQVFREAERVARKGIVIGLMNKWSLPTIRRIIQVKLGKNPYYYNARFYSLPEIKRELSNALKGKNFEFLDWRCAVFPKIFGIKGLVKIPFGGSFLGIGVKFK
- a CDS encoding RluA family pseudouridine synthase; translated protein: MKTTEFSPEIEIIYEDEDIVVLNKPAGVLTIPDRFSRAIPNLYDILSEKYGKIFVVHRLDKETSGVICFAKNEEAHANLSEKFEEHDVNKVYLALITGHLRNKEGRIDLPLSENEKVPGTMKVDYENGKRSITEYRVLEEFENYSLVEVRPLTGRMHQIRVHFKAIGHPLAIDSVYGGREEIFLSEIKKKYKVKENETERPLMNRLTLHALKLGFFHFRKKEYVEFEAKLPKDFESLIRQLRKHSKVET
- the ruvA gene encoding Holliday junction branch migration protein RuvA — protein: MIFALEGKIVSKSPVEVVVDVGGIHYLVNIPVTVYEKLGDVGANVKLYIYLIVREEEIYLYGFSSIEERDFFKLLISVSGIGPKMAQTIMSGMSVEELKNSIIHGDVSSLVSIPGVGKKTAERVIVELRDKIAKIEFAGKPLEFISSDQVEVRNEALLALLSLGFSRQSAEKAIRTVLRENEKKEFTVEELVKQALRHITSR
- the ruvC gene encoding crossover junction endodeoxyribonuclease RuvC, which codes for MIILGVDPGSNITGYGIIKVLEKDGKLDRTELIPVDYGVIKVDDREHFNIRLKKIYDELVQIINQHRPTDLAIETAFYGKNFQSAYKIGHVRGVVILSAVNSGISVFEYTPREIKKAVVGRGNATKEQVQFMVKAILGLKNFPEFYDVSDALAVAICHVNKTFVPNKARFRDWKAFLKAHPELAEGEIDLKSRRKKK
- a CDS encoding YebC/PmpR family DNA-binding transcriptional regulator; the protein is MSGHSKWHQIRHKKAVVDAKKGKIFTKLIKEITVAAKQGGGNPDTNPRLRLAIQNAKAANMPWENIERAIKRGTGELPGVFYEEVVYEGYGPGGVALYIESTTDNKNRTVAEIRNILNRHNGSLGEAGSVAWIFERKGVIQIPKEYDEDTILAIILDAGAEDLKAYDTFFEVLTAPENLEAVREALEKNNIKIDDAKVRMIPKTTVKVEGKDAQLLLKLLEALEDHDDVQNVYANFEIDDSVLAEYSKQMGG
- the recJ gene encoding single-stranded-DNA-specific exonuclease RecJ, whose amino-acid sequence is MRNKWRIIEVKDIEKVKNLATEASLPIPIAKVLVARGIDTRKKLEKFFNPSLDDLYDPFLMEDMEKAVDRISKAILNKEKILVYGDYDVDGTTGASMLYLFLKELGADVEVYIPDRFKEGYGISLRGIERAKEKGVSTMIAVDCGITAINEVEYAKKFGIDVIICDHHEPGEKIPNAYAVLDPLKATCNYPFKYLSGCGVAFKLVQAICEKLNVEINPIQYLDYVAIASAADVVPLVDENRILVKYGLELLNSSNPRVSFLALLERAGLRNKKINTWHIGFVIGPRINAVGRLGDATRAVEFLISSDYKDASKWADELHRENERRQSLDRKAFDEAVEFIESYQLHKKDKVLVLFNEEWHQGVIGIVASKIVEKYHRPAILLTSSDGVLKGSARSIPGFDIYRALRHCENTLLQFGGHKHAAGMVLQREKLDEFKIAINKFADDELTEDMLVREVTIDAVVDLREVANSIVDYFMLLKKFEPFGPGNYEPVFLSPEAKIFDVKNFGNNHLKFKIKVDGITIDAIGYGLGELYQSVGVADKVSIVFSFDEGNWNGQPVVQFKIKDLK
- a CDS encoding zinc ribbon domain-containing protein, with amino-acid sequence MKKKLVALYKLQIVDSKLDEINSKRGDLPSEIDSLNERVEEVEEELRRAKETLKNIIEGIDSIDSDISMLKENIKRWKKQLTQVKSNREYDSLQKQIGEANERIDELSERRAQLIKQQGEVEDEVKVLEKDLKELKEELKSKEEELEEINKEIREEEKNLLKVREKFAKEVDKILLNQYERIRQAVGVLAVVPVNSGTCGGCGARVPSQRIVEIWQNNKIYRCEACGRILISDDVYKEAGESVKL
- a CDS encoding 2-oxoacid:ferredoxin oxidoreductase subunit beta translates to MAIKIDEIKLTLNDYKTDVHNDWCPGCGDFGILQSVQMALFELRVPRHKAVIFSGIGCSGKTPHFVNVYGIHTLHGRALPFAIGARLANPELNVIIVGGDGDGLGIGVGHFVSSGRRNVNLTYIVYNNAVYGLTKGQASPTLKLGMKTKSLPKPNINDAVNPIALALVSGYTFIARGYSYDVKHLKEIIKKAILHKGLSFIDVLQPCPTYNDINTKDWYMGKDRVDPKTGKPMPRIYKLEEEGYDPYVYNLDDGELEKKWIQVIEKSLEWGDRIPVGIFYVNEMTSSYEERIRDVISDYFENPPVKQRISTDGGLSNVNLERMLAEFSTRLG
- a CDS encoding 2-oxoacid:ferredoxin oxidoreductase subunit alpha — protein: MKIDQLSWMIGGPQGSGVDSGANIFSRAVAYGGLYVYGKREYHSNIKGEHSNYVVRVDSKPVLSHLDEIDFLVTFDPETLFRHIHKVVSGGVLIYDVNQENISIDKIPTIDKAANKRIKAFLSERGVGFSVGDVVNYAKQNGILTYGVSYSKLLEELAERLNNPQIARMDVMINVMAVAISLALLQYDFKFVQEAIKYVFKAKKKVADLNIESARFVYEYVLKNFVQTNYKLEAVDRNDDYILIQGYQASALGKIAGGCRFQTYYPITPASDESVYLEDNAVFDLVDGEGKGSIVVVQTEDEISAITMAIGAGLAGVRASTATSGPGFSLMAEGLGWAGMNEVPVVVTLYQRGGPSTGLPTRHSQEDLLFAVHTGHGEFPRIVYASGDIEEIFYDVVKTFNYAERYQLPVIHLIDKAMANAIMTVKKFDISKIVIDRGDLVESFNDGVYKRFKFTETGISPRARLGVENAVFWNTGDEHDEFGHITEDHEVRTMMVDKRMKKLEVALNEIPNDDKAVIYGDEDAEYVVLSWGSTKGAILEAMEKLKGDGYKLKFIQVKLLHPFPRDLVIDMLGSSKYLIDVEQNKMGQFGMILKREILRDIDYYVLKYNGRPMSLSEVYLALKLILDKKANKIQVLNHGD